The segment GTGGTAGGTACGACCCACGAGACGTCTCCCACATCGGTCGAGCCCTTGTTTTGGCCCCCCTTGTTGTCGAGCACATCGCGCAGCTCATCGAGCCCGACAGGCTTGGCCAAGGTCGAGGCAATGCGCGCGGCGAAACGCTCTTCCTCGGGCGTGAATTTCAAGTCATTCAGCTCGCGTAAATTGGCCAGCGTGACGCGCGAAAGCGCATCGTTCGGAACGAGTTCATTGGTGCCCCCTAGATACTCCACTTCCAATTTGGTTTCTGTGGCAAGCGCGCCCGCCTCGGCGCATTTGAGCAGCCGGGTGTAGACGGCCTTGGCCACCTCGGCCTGCGGATGGCGTACATAGTAGTACACCTCGGCAAAATCGGGCACGACGTTTGGCGCCCCGCCGCCGGAAGTGATCACATGGTGAATGCGGGTCAGATCAGGCGTATGCTCGCGCAGCAACTCGGCGGCATAATTAGTCAACTCAACCGCGTCGAGTGCCGAACGCCCCTGCTCGGGAGAAGCAGCCGCGTGTGCGCTCGTGCCATGAAAGCGAAATTTGGCTGCGATCCTCGCCAGGCAGGTTGCATCGCCTGCGGCGTTTCGGCTGCCAGGATGCCAGTGCAGTACAACGTCGCAATCACTGAATAATCCCTCGCGCGCCATGAACACTTTCGCCGCCCCCCCTTCCTCGGCCGGACAACCGTAAAATCGCACTGTGCCCGGCAATTTGTCTTTGCCCAGTTGCTCGGCGATGGCGATCGCGGCAGCAGTCGACGCAGCGCCGAATAGGTGATGACCGCACGCCTGGCCGTAACCGTCACCGGCGCGGGGTTTTTGTTCCGGCACGGCTTCTTGCGCCAGGCCGGGTAACGCGTCATATTCGCCTAAAATTCCGATTACGGGTTTGCCGCGGCCAGCCGTGGCAGTAAACGCAGTGGGAATGCCCGCGACTCCACGTTCGACCTTGAAGCCTTGTCCCTCAAGCATGTCGGCCAGCAACTGGGCCGATTTCACTTCCTGGTAACCGGGCTCTGCCCACTCCCAAATCTTCGAGGCCGCGTGCCAGGTCGGTTCGGCCCGTGATTCGATGGCGGCGGCCAGAGCAGACTTGTCCGCACGGCACGTCTT is part of the Pirellulales bacterium genome and harbors:
- a CDS encoding amidohydrolase, giving the protein MICLTSCCTLSRYRILLFLAVGLMCGTPAKTCRADKSALAAAIESRAEPTWHAASKIWEWAEPGYQEVKSAQLLADMLEGQGFKVERGVAGIPTAFTATAGRGKPVIGILGEYDALPGLAQEAVPEQKPRAGDGYGQACGHHLFGAASTAAAIAIAEQLGKDKLPGTVRFYGCPAEEGGAAKVFMAREGLFSDCDVVLHWHPGSRNAAGDATCLARIAAKFRFHGTSAHAAASPEQGRSALDAVELTNYAAELLREHTPDLTRIHHVITSGGGAPNVVPDFAEVYYYVRHPQAEVAKAVYTRLLKCAEAGALATETKLEVEYLGGTNELVPNDALSRVTLANLRELNDLKFTPEEERFAARIASTLAKPVGLDELRDVLDNKGGQNKGSTDVGDVSWVVPTTGFSTVCWVPGTPGHSWQATAAGGTTIGRKGMLLAAKVLAATAYDLYIRPETIAAAKDEHARRVGREGYRSLLVTGQKPPLDYRRAPIAQKSAE